One region of Armigeres subalbatus isolate Guangzhou_Male chromosome 3, GZ_Asu_2, whole genome shotgun sequence genomic DNA includes:
- the LOC134225143 gene encoding cytochrome P450 4d1-like isoform X2, with protein sequence MLMLTSLIHPSSLITTSACALQTILTDKNLTNKSGEYDYLSDWLGDGLLLSKRHKWHARRKAITPAFHFKILDQFVDVFDRNAAELVDVLGKHADSGETFDMFPYVLLYALDVICESAMGTSVNALRNTDCEYVQAVKAAANISIRRMFDFIRRTPLFYLTPSYQRLRKALKVLHGYTDKVIKSRRKELMNKTNEQDGVSDEFGEKRRDAFLDMLLKTSINGKPLTDLEIREEVDTFMFEGHDTTTSAVVFTLFNLAKNPEIQQKVFDEIVSVIGKDPNERIELSHLNDLDYLEMSIKETLRLYPSVPMIGRKCVEETTINGKIIPAGANLIIGIYFMGRDPKYFDNPLQFIPERFEGEKSVEKFNPYKYIPFSAGSRNCIGQKFALNEMKSVISKLLRHYEFILPPGSPDEPTLASELILKPHHGVQLQIKRRTLS encoded by the exons ATGCTTATGTTAACATCTTTAATCCATCCCTCTTCTCTGATCACGACCTCTGCTTGTGCTTTACAGACCATTCTTACCGACAAAAACTTGACCAATAAATCCGGCGAGTACGACTACCTCTCCGACTGGCTTGGCGATGGTTTGCTTCTGAGCAAGCGACACAAATGGCACGCCCGGCGGAAAGCCATCACTCCGGCGTTCCATTTCAAGATCCTGGACCAGTTCGTGGATGTGTTCGATCGCAACGCTGCCGAGCTGGTGGACGTCCTGGGCAAGCACGCCGACAGCGGCGAAACATTCGATATGTTTCCCTACGTGCTGTTGTATGCCCTGGATGTCATCTGTG AAAGTGCAATGGGGACGTCTGTGAATGCTCTCCGCAATACCGACTGCGAGTACGTTCAAGCAGTCAAAGCAGCAGCTAACATATCAATCAGACGTATGTTCGATTTTATTCGCCGAACCCCTCTGTTTTATCTGACTCCGAGCTATCAGAGACTGAGGAAAGCACTGAAAGTCCTTCACGGTTATACAGATAAAGTCATCAAATCTCGTCGGAAGGAGCTCATGAATAAAACAAACGAACAAGACGGTGTTTCAGACGAATTTGGGGAGAAACGAAGGGATGCTTTCCTCGATATGTTGCTGAAAACAAGTATTAACGGTAAACCGTTGACCGATCTGGAAATCCGTGAGGAAGTGGATACTTTTATGTTTGAAGGACACGACACAACAACCTCGGCAGTCGTCTTCACGCTATTCAACCTGGCTAAGAACCCAGAAATTCAGCAGAAAGTCTTCGAcgaaatagtgtcagtaatagGAAAGGATCCGAATGAACGAATAGAACTATCTCATTTGAACGACCTGGACTACTTAGAGATGTCGATTAAGGAAACGCTTCGACTTTATCCTTCGGTCCCAATGATTGGTCGAAAGTGCGTGGAAGAAACTACAATCAACGGCAAGATCATACCTGCTGGGGCAAACCTAATCATCGGAATCTATTTCATGGGTAGAGATCCCAAATATTTTGACAACCCTTTGCAATTCATTCCTGAAAGATTCGAGGGCGAAAAGTCGGTGGAGAAATTCAACCCATATAAGTATATTCCATTCAGTGCTGGTTCGCGGAACTGTATCG GTCAAAAATTCGCTCTCAATGAGATGAAAAGCGTGATATCGAAGCTTTTGCGCCACTACGAGTTCATCCTACCACCGGGCTCTCCTGACGAACCCACGCTAGCATCTGAGTTGATTCTGAAACCGCACCACGGAGTCCAACTGCAGATCAAGCGCCGAACACTTAGCTAA
- the LOC134225143 gene encoding cytochrome P450 4d1-like isoform X1, whose amino-acid sequence MWHIIHISIYTVSEFLPIIQHLTNLYGTVVRFWQGPQFSLYVGDPNIIETILTDKNLTNKSGEYDYLSDWLGDGLLLSKRHKWHARRKAITPAFHFKILDQFVDVFDRNAAELVDVLGKHADSGETFDMFPYVLLYALDVICESAMGTSVNALRNTDCEYVQAVKAAANISIRRMFDFIRRTPLFYLTPSYQRLRKALKVLHGYTDKVIKSRRKELMNKTNEQDGVSDEFGEKRRDAFLDMLLKTSINGKPLTDLEIREEVDTFMFEGHDTTTSAVVFTLFNLAKNPEIQQKVFDEIVSVIGKDPNERIELSHLNDLDYLEMSIKETLRLYPSVPMIGRKCVEETTINGKIIPAGANLIIGIYFMGRDPKYFDNPLQFIPERFEGEKSVEKFNPYKYIPFSAGSRNCIGQKFALNEMKSVISKLLRHYEFILPPGSPDEPTLASELILKPHHGVQLQIKRRTLS is encoded by the exons ATGTGGCACATTATTCATATATCTATTTATACGGTTTCAGAATTTCTGCCGATCATTCAGCATCTCACCAATTTGTATGGCACTGTGGTACGATTTTGGCAAGGTCCTCAATTTTCGTTATACGTGGGAGATCCCAACATAATTGAA ACCATTCTTACCGACAAAAACTTGACCAATAAATCCGGCGAGTACGACTACCTCTCCGACTGGCTTGGCGATGGTTTGCTTCTGAGCAAGCGACACAAATGGCACGCCCGGCGGAAAGCCATCACTCCGGCGTTCCATTTCAAGATCCTGGACCAGTTCGTGGATGTGTTCGATCGCAACGCTGCCGAGCTGGTGGACGTCCTGGGCAAGCACGCCGACAGCGGCGAAACATTCGATATGTTTCCCTACGTGCTGTTGTATGCCCTGGATGTCATCTGTG AAAGTGCAATGGGGACGTCTGTGAATGCTCTCCGCAATACCGACTGCGAGTACGTTCAAGCAGTCAAAGCAGCAGCTAACATATCAATCAGACGTATGTTCGATTTTATTCGCCGAACCCCTCTGTTTTATCTGACTCCGAGCTATCAGAGACTGAGGAAAGCACTGAAAGTCCTTCACGGTTATACAGATAAAGTCATCAAATCTCGTCGGAAGGAGCTCATGAATAAAACAAACGAACAAGACGGTGTTTCAGACGAATTTGGGGAGAAACGAAGGGATGCTTTCCTCGATATGTTGCTGAAAACAAGTATTAACGGTAAACCGTTGACCGATCTGGAAATCCGTGAGGAAGTGGATACTTTTATGTTTGAAGGACACGACACAACAACCTCGGCAGTCGTCTTCACGCTATTCAACCTGGCTAAGAACCCAGAAATTCAGCAGAAAGTCTTCGAcgaaatagtgtcagtaatagGAAAGGATCCGAATGAACGAATAGAACTATCTCATTTGAACGACCTGGACTACTTAGAGATGTCGATTAAGGAAACGCTTCGACTTTATCCTTCGGTCCCAATGATTGGTCGAAAGTGCGTGGAAGAAACTACAATCAACGGCAAGATCATACCTGCTGGGGCAAACCTAATCATCGGAATCTATTTCATGGGTAGAGATCCCAAATATTTTGACAACCCTTTGCAATTCATTCCTGAAAGATTCGAGGGCGAAAAGTCGGTGGAGAAATTCAACCCATATAAGTATATTCCATTCAGTGCTGGTTCGCGGAACTGTATCG GTCAAAAATTCGCTCTCAATGAGATGAAAAGCGTGATATCGAAGCTTTTGCGCCACTACGAGTTCATCCTACCACCGGGCTCTCCTGACGAACCCACGCTAGCATCTGAGTTGATTCTGAAACCGCACCACGGAGTCCAACTGCAGATCAAGCGCCGAACACTTAGCTAA